From a region of the Fimbriiglobus ruber genome:
- a CDS encoding SIR2 family NAD-dependent protein deacylase produces MSDTADRVLNEALDRAAGALKAAKSVAVLTGAGVSAESGVPTFRASDGLWEGHRIEDVATPTGFRKDPGLVWKFYNARRANVRTVRPNPGHLALVKLEQRWGDKFTLVTQNVDGLHRFAGSKKVLEIHGSLYRTRCTGCKKIEDRGLLDLGDLPACPTCTAMLRPDIVWFHEALPEGVWEAAMFAAHEADVLLVAGTSAVVYPAASLIPIAKGDRSLKPVPGTVIEFNLTQTEASSQADICVFGPSGQTLPRLCERLGL; encoded by the coding sequence ATCGCGTTTTGAACGAAGCCCTCGACCGCGCCGCGGGCGCGCTGAAAGCCGCGAAGTCCGTGGCGGTCCTCACCGGAGCCGGGGTGTCAGCTGAGAGTGGGGTGCCGACCTTCCGCGCCAGCGACGGGCTCTGGGAAGGGCACCGCATTGAGGACGTGGCCACGCCGACCGGGTTTCGGAAAGACCCGGGACTGGTGTGGAAGTTCTACAACGCCCGCCGCGCGAACGTCCGCACCGTGCGGCCCAACCCCGGCCACCTCGCGCTTGTGAAACTGGAGCAGCGGTGGGGCGACAAGTTTACACTGGTCACGCAGAACGTGGACGGGTTGCACAGGTTCGCCGGAAGTAAGAAGGTTCTCGAAATCCACGGCAGCCTGTACCGCACCCGCTGTACCGGCTGTAAGAAGATCGAGGACCGCGGGCTGCTCGACCTGGGCGACCTGCCGGCGTGCCCGACCTGTACCGCGATGCTCCGCCCGGACATCGTCTGGTTCCACGAGGCGCTGCCGGAGGGCGTGTGGGAAGCGGCGATGTTCGCGGCCCACGAGGCCGACGTGTTGCTCGTGGCCGGCACGTCCGCGGTCGTATACCCGGCCGCCAGCCTGATCCCGATCGCCAAGGGGGACCGCTCGCTCAAGCCGGTCCCGGGGACCGTGATCGAGTTCAACCTGACCCAGACCGAGGCCAGCTCGCAAGCTGATATCTGCGTCTTCGGACCGTCCGGGCAGACGCTCCCGCGGTTGTGCGAGCGGCTCGGGCTGTAA